In Acropora palmata chromosome 7, jaAcrPala1.3, whole genome shotgun sequence, one genomic interval encodes:
- the LOC141886874 gene encoding uncharacterized protein LOC141886874: MACRSNMAREVSERVPSLPGYLAGLNLDDKKSYEEKLKKISNIDPYNLSASFYSDSSENWPNIEFPDIVNYLLFTSSRYTNDQLKAYKSLDSYQYFIAGWVRCIFVGKATQSTRILIGKVNHSQRLNETPLKPWIAAKVDGTIITAHCNCLAGLGEVCSHVGAVLFAVEAGVRIREAQTCTSLPCKWLMPQASLI; encoded by the exons atggcatGTAGATCCAATATGGCGAGAGAAGTTAGTGAGCGCGTTCCCTCTCTCCCCGGATATTTAGCTGGTTTAAACCTGGACGACAAGAAATCATAcgaagaaaagttaaaaaagatCTCAAACATCGATCCGTATAATTTGAGTGCTAGTTTTTACTCCGATTCGAGTGAAAACTGGCCCAACATCGAGTTTCCTGACATAGTGAACTACTTGTTGTTTACGTCAAGCAGATATACAAACGACCAGCTTAAAGCCTACAAAAGTCTCGACTCGTATCAATATTTCATCGCTGGATGGGTTAGATGTATCTTTGTCGGAAAAGCAACGCAAAGCACGCGTATTCTGATTGGAAAA GTTAATCATTCTCAGCGACTCAACGAAACACCTTTAAAGCCATGGATAGCTGCTAAGGTGGATGGGACAATTATAACTGCACATTGTAACTGTTTAGCGGGTCTGGGAGAAGTATGTTCACATGTTGGAGCCGTGTTGTTTGCTGTAGAAGCTGGCGTTCGAATAAGAGAAGCCCAGACATGTACTTCGCTTCCCTGTAAATGGTTAATGCCGCAGGCCTCCCTAATATag